One genomic region from Plasmodium relictum strain SGS1 genome assembly, contig: PRELSG_00_v1_431, whole genome shotgun sequence encodes:
- a CDS encoding fam-j protein, translating to MDKLIECSEKSIKNGFKLSDNNYFCETQKIISNLHKSTTATIKNNLVKLDENEKNKENLRLNINNPYKKNSLEEIYNFLLEEEKDIICYYNEASKIFNLNLSDKSKENMLFDDLINNKSTANDLFSLYQTLIKLIGGLFIKKQLTIIMEVCKLLFIISSLRRKYISYEKKNFLNKEQSNLLSQIEKEKCKMEKINLNIRNLYSFVTTKDDIKGVQVSNSLVDKLNGIISILRFIRNITYENKHRTYLTHTKKANTENIFLALYYANQRLSKFTEN from the exons ATGGATAAATTAATAGAATGTTCAGAaaaatcaattaaaaatGGATTTAAATTAAgtgataataattatttttgtgAGACTCAAAAGATTATATCTAATCTTCATAAGTCGACAACTGCaactattaaaaataatttggtTAAACTTGACg aaaacgaaaaaaataaagaaaatttaagacttaacataaataatccttataaaaaaaattctttagaagaaatttataattttttattagaggAAGAAAAGGATATTATATGTTACTACAATGAAGCatctaaaatttttaatttaaatttaagtgACAAAAGTAAGGAAAACATGCTCTTCgatgatttaataaataacaaaagTACAGCAAATGATTTATTCTCTCTTTACCAAACCCTTATAAAATTAATCGGAggtttatttattaaaaaacagTTAACCATTATTATGGAAGtatgtaaattattattcattataAGTTCAttaagaagaaaatatatttcatatgaaaaaaaaaattttttaaataaagaacaaTCAAATTTACTCTCtcaaatagaaaaagaaaaatgtaaaatggaaaaaattaatcttaatataagaaatttatattcatttgtCACCACAAAAGATGATATAAAAGGTGTTCAAGTATCAAATTCTTTAGTGGATAAATTAAATGGAATTATATCAATTTTGCGTTTCATTCGTAATATaacatatgaaaataaaCATAGAACTTATCTTACTCATACAAAAAAAGCTAATAcggaaaatatttttcttgcACTATATTATGCCAACCAAAGGCTTTCAAAGTTTACTGAAAAttaa